The genome window CTTTCTCGTCCACTAGTAAAATTACGAGTGCTACGAGCCAATTATGCGATCATTTTACGGCTCATTTGCAAATAAGTTCTAGATTCTGAATCTTTGGTCCAAATCTACGAATCAGCCACAAGTTATACAATATCATAAAGATCTTACACATGCGAGTCATTTGTGGCTAAAATTCGTCAGGATTCTAGAATATTTCTTGATAGATTCGACATTTTTCTACAGGATTCAATCGTTTTTAGGTGTTGGATAAGGCTCACGCTAAGATTTTGGCTTAATTTCATTGTACTACAGACACGAAAAAAATTCCCCAGAATTTTCTAATTCCGGGGAATTTTTGGCGAATTGTAATCTACCTGTAATCCTTTTGTTACGAAACTATCTTCCTTCGACGACTGCAATCACTTTGCGAACCGAGTCGGCCGACTTGTCGAGCGCGTTCTTTTCGTCTGCCGTCAGTTCCAGTTCGAAGACTTTCTCGATACCGTTCTTGCCGAGCAGGGTCGGAACGCCCATGAACAGGCCCTCATAGCCGTATTCGCCTTCGAGCAGTGCGATCGACGGCAGGATGCGCTTCTTGTCCTTGAGGATCGCTTCGGTCATCTGTGCGAGCGATGCTGCCGGTGCATAGTAGGCAGAGCCGTTGCCGAGCAGCTGCACGATCTCGCCGCCGCCTACGCGGGCGCGCTGCACGATCTCTTCCAGACGGTCTGCCGGGATCAGCTTCTCCAGCGGAATGCCGCCTGCGTAGGAATAACGGACGAGCGGTACCATGTCATCGCCATGGCCGCCCAGCACGAAGCCTTGGATGTCTTCGACAGACACGCCGAGCTCCATCGCAATAAAGGAACGGAAACGGGCGGTGTCGAGGACGCCAGATTGGCCGATGACGCGGCTTTTCGGAAAGCCGGACGTCTTGTAGGCCACATAGGTCATCGCGTCTACCGGGTTGGACAGGATGATCAGGATCGAGTTCGGAGAGTATTTTACCACTTGTTCGGTAACGGATTTCACAATGCCCGCGTTGGTCGCCACAAGGTCATCGCGGCTCATGCCCGGCTTGCGGGCAATGCCTGCGGTGATGATCACAACATCAGAATCTGCGGTGTCTTCGTAGTTCGAAGTGCCGGTGATGTTGGTGTCGACACCTAAGACCGGAGTTGCCTCAAACATGTCTAGCGCCTTGCCTTTGGTCGGGTTCTCCAACTGCGGGATGTCGAGCAGAACGATATCACCCAGTTCTTTTTGTGCCAGGAACAGTGCGGTGGTCGCGCCGGTAAAGCCTGCGCCGACGATGGTGATCTTGTTACGCTTCATGGTCATCATGATCTCCTCCACTCACAGATAGTCAAATCCGGTGTGAAACGAACTTACAGGTTCTTGATCAGCGCGTCCGCAAATTCGGAGCACTTCACTTCGTTTGCGCCTTCCATCAGACGTGCGAAGTCATAGGTGACGGTCTTCTGATCGATCGCTTTTTCCAGCGCGGAGACGATCATGTCAGCCGCTTCCTGCCAGCCGAGGAATTCGAGCATCATCACGCCGGAGAGGATGACAGAACCCGGGTTAACCTTGTCGAGACCTGCATACTTCGGTGCGGTGCCGTGCGTTGCTTCAAACACAGCATGGCCGGTAACGTAGTTAATGTTTGCACCCGGAGCGATGCCGATACCGCCAACTTGCGCAGCCAGCGCGTCGGAGATGTAGTCGCCGTTCAGGTTGAGCGTCGCGATGACATCGTACTCCGCCGGACGGGTGAGGATCTGTTGCAGGAATGCGTCGGCGATCACGTCTTTCACGATGATCTTGCCGGCAGCTTCAGCAGCAGATTGCGCCTTGTTCGCAGCTTCGGTGCCTTCTGCGTCCTTGATGCGGTCGTACTGCGCCCAGGTGAACACTTTATCAGCATATTCACGTTCAGCAACTTCATAGCCCCAGTTTTTGAACGCGCCTTCGGTGAACTTCATGATGTTGCCTTTATGCACGAGGGTCAGCGACTTGCGGTTCTGCTGGATCGTGTAGTCAAGCGCAGCGCGCACGAGGCGCTCGGTGCCCTCTTTGGAGACCGGCTTGATGCCGATGCCGGAAGTTTCCGGGAAGCGGATCTTCTTCGCGCCCATCTCTTCGCGCAGGAACTTGATCACTTTTTTCACTTCTTCAGTGCCTTCTGCATACTCGATGCCGGCATAGATGTCTTCGGAGTTCTCACGGAAGATGACCATGTCGACGTGCTCCGGGTGTTTGACCGGGGACGGAACGCCGTTGAAATAGCGGACCGGGCGCACGCATGCGAACAGGTCGAGCTCTTGGCGCAGCGCAACGTTCAGGGAACGGATGCCGCCGCCGACCGGAGTGGTCAGCGGGCCTTTGATGCCGACGAGAAACTCACGGAATGCGGTCAGGGTGTCGTTCGGGAGCCATTCGCCAGTTTCGTTGAAAGCCTTTTCACCTGCGAGCACTTCGAACCATTCCAGCTTCTTCTCACCGTTGTACGCTTTCTCAACTGCTGCATCGAACACGCGAACAGATGCGTTCCAGATGTCCGGACCGGTGCCGTCCCCTTCGATAAACGGAACGATCGGGTTGTTCGGAACGTTCAGCTTGCCATTCTCGATGGTGATCTTTTGACCTTTTGTCGGAGCCGTGTACTT of Tumebacillus sp. BK434 contains these proteins:
- the mdh gene encoding malate dehydrogenase, which translates into the protein MTMKRNKITIVGAGFTGATTALFLAQKELGDIVLLDIPQLENPTKGKALDMFEATPVLGVDTNITGTSNYEDTADSDVVIITAGIARKPGMSRDDLVATNAGIVKSVTEQVVKYSPNSILIILSNPVDAMTYVAYKTSGFPKSRVIGQSGVLDTARFRSFIAMELGVSVEDIQGFVLGGHGDDMVPLVRYSYAGGIPLEKLIPADRLEEIVQRARVGGGEIVQLLGNGSAYYAPAASLAQMTEAILKDKKRILPSIALLEGEYGYEGLFMGVPTLLGKNGIEKVFELELTADEKNALDKSADSVRKVIAVVEGR
- the icd gene encoding NADP-dependent isocitrate dehydrogenase, which encodes MFEKYTAPTKGQKITIENGKLNVPNNPIVPFIEGDGTGPDIWNASVRVFDAAVEKAYNGEKKLEWFEVLAGEKAFNETGEWLPNDTLTAFREFLVGIKGPLTTPVGGGIRSLNVALRQELDLFACVRPVRYFNGVPSPVKHPEHVDMVIFRENSEDIYAGIEYAEGTEEVKKVIKFLREEMGAKKIRFPETSGIGIKPVSKEGTERLVRAALDYTIQQNRKSLTLVHKGNIMKFTEGAFKNWGYEVAEREYADKVFTWAQYDRIKDAEGTEAANKAQSAAEAAGKIIVKDVIADAFLQQILTRPAEYDVIATLNLNGDYISDALAAQVGGIGIAPGANINYVTGHAVFEATHGTAPKYAGLDKVNPGSVILSGVMMLEFLGWQEAADMIVSALEKAIDQKTVTYDFARLMEGANEVKCSEFADALIKNL